One window of the Wolbachia endosymbiont of Ctenocephalides felis wCfeJ genome contains the following:
- a CDS encoding AsmA-like C-terminal domain-containing protein: MLKKITISFSIVLLFVLCSFILLKGEDPLEINISYINFYVKKKVSKIFANSNVNMESTSIIWQKDGKDPYLVITDLKIANSDFTIKIPNLFVHFKLSSLLKTNVKFSQVLADNVHVHINKKEPDSKTVDVNLKSSLKKVRKFFFNLNADSKIEITNIAISKSTEDEFFINRVYVGKGEDFNVLDIRVHTKDERGFLDDLSITIKNRSNLLNVYGTFYNLKLELFNEFSTLVKNYNLDKDIGFKGNFSMRINGKDEVVDGNIYVLNTENHLNKNLSITNVNVNLTYNDGVISVKNFHFNLNGTYLSLMGKMNFNTNNVLLRVNISKLAAKDLCTYIPDGGIINNKFKKWYCDNIDGDIVNTIISFNGKINSLIDNDLSDIIIVANIENGSVKFDEDFEQVKELSGDLTLKNNNLKITVSSAKFQNFTIDGGYIEMNSLDKENSVLNINGQAVSDAYGLYEPIKFKLDDIIKVTRDKIGGTAKSVFNFRIFNLNADSKKTDFLAKFHSKIDNLVVYDASLGKYDIKLDFGKDFINLNGSGMVNNTQLLFDLKSSNKNKSFAWNLTGDLPAQILNFDGGYVSANVESVIDQDKTGYINGSIDLSELEQRSSYLGWKNYFEDHNKVLFSTKLKGAGELLIDRLDVVGNDLDIKFSGKLENGDLYLNSSNFKLPDNDLSMEIKLGKEKNAITIHGEKINLGDTLSLLGKDSSRLSNNIEVNMNVDNVIMKEGIIIKNAKLNLACTKGDCRGSQFTGQFLEDNSNILAEYSGIGLEIYADNSGMFLRSFGISKSVRNGKLSFYLSPQRESGEHYGMLSISNFYIKDAPLLTTLLSMSSFHGIVNAIKNEGVYFYKCNAPFLYKDGTIEIEESWLEGAGLGISTSGKLDIKDYKFQVEGQVIPAYSINKSLLKIPIIGKLLTGGKSRGIISIDYKASGDDKNSNVSVNPISSLTPSIFKRLLGVFDRVMTRTNEAIIKGLKGSLKKKLS; the protein is encoded by the coding sequence ATGCTTAAAAAAATCACTATATCATTTTCTATAGTTTTGTTATTCGTATTATGCTCCTTTATCTTGTTAAAAGGTGAGGACCCTTTAGAAATCAATATCAGTTACATCAATTTCTATGTAAAGAAAAAGGTATCGAAAATATTTGCCAATTCGAATGTCAACATGGAGAGCACTTCGATTATCTGGCAGAAAGATGGCAAAGATCCATATTTAGTTATTACAGATTTAAAAATAGCAAACTCTGACTTTACTATAAAAATCCCCAACCTTTTCGTACATTTCAAGTTAAGCTCCTTGCTTAAAACTAATGTAAAATTTTCCCAGGTTCTAGCTGATAACGTACATGTGCATATCAACAAGAAAGAACCTGACTCTAAAACAGTTGATGTTAATTTGAAAAGCTCCTTGAAGAAAGTGAGAAAATTCTTTTTTAATCTCAATGCAGATTCAAAGATTGAAATTACTAACATTGCCATTAGTAAAAGCACGGAAGATGAATTCTTTATTAATAGAGTATATGTAGGAAAGGGGGAAGACTTTAATGTTTTGGACATCCGCGTTCACACAAAAGATGAAAGAGGGTTTTTGGATGATTTGTCTATTACAATAAAAAATCGTAGTAATTTGCTCAATGTATATGGGACATTTTACAACCTAAAATTGGAACTATTTAATGAGTTTTCTACGTTAGTTAAAAATTATAATTTGGATAAAGACATAGGGTTCAAAGGAAACTTTTCAATGAGAATCAACGGCAAGGACGAAGTTGTAGATGGAAACATATACGTACTGAATACAGAGAACCACTTGAATAAAAACTTGTCCATAACTAACGTAAATGTAAATTTAACATATAACGATGGAGTCATCAGCGTAAAAAACTTCCATTTCAATCTAAATGGTACGTATCTCTCTTTGATGGGCAAAATGAACTTTAATACAAATAATGTTTTACTTAGGGTTAACATTAGTAAACTCGCCGCAAAGGATTTGTGCACTTATATACCAGATGGTGGCATCATAAACAACAAATTCAAGAAATGGTATTGTGATAATATTGATGGAGATATCGTAAATACAATTATAAGCTTCAACGGCAAAATCAATAGCTTAATTGATAATGATCTATCAGACATTATAATTGTTGCTAATATAGAAAACGGCAGCGTAAAATTTGACGAAGATTTTGAACAAGTGAAGGAGTTAAGTGGTGACTTGACTCTCAAAAATAACAATCTCAAAATTACTGTAAGTAGTGCTAAGTTTCAGAATTTCACTATTGATGGCGGCTATATTGAAATGAATTCTCTCGATAAGGAAAATTCAGTGCTAAATATTAATGGTCAAGCTGTGAGCGATGCTTATGGGTTATATGAGCCTATAAAATTTAAGCTAGATGATATCATTAAGGTTACAAGGGACAAGATAGGTGGAACGGCAAAATCTGTATTCAATTTTCGTATTTTTAATCTAAACGCTGATAGCAAAAAAACAGACTTTTTAGCTAAGTTTCATTCCAAGATTGACAATCTAGTTGTCTACGATGCAAGCCTTGGTAAGTATGATATTAAGCTTGATTTTGGCAAAGATTTCATTAATTTAAATGGAAGTGGTATGGTCAATAATACGCAGCTATTATTTGACCTCAAAAGTAGCAACAAAAATAAAAGTTTTGCCTGGAACTTAACCGGGGATTTGCCGGCTCAAATACTTAATTTCGATGGTGGCTATGTCAGCGCAAATGTAGAGTCAGTAATAGATCAAGATAAGACAGGGTATATTAATGGTAGTATAGATTTATCAGAACTTGAGCAACGTTCGAGCTACTTAGGGTGGAAAAATTATTTTGAGGATCATAATAAAGTTTTGTTTTCTACAAAGTTAAAAGGAGCAGGTGAGTTGCTAATAGATAGATTAGACGTTGTAGGAAATGACCTAGATATAAAATTCAGCGGAAAATTAGAAAATGGAGATTTATATCTAAACTCCAGCAATTTCAAACTACCCGATAATGACCTTAGCATGGAAATCAAATTAGGTAAGGAGAAAAATGCTATAACCATACATGGTGAGAAAATTAACTTAGGAGATACTTTGAGTTTACTTGGCAAAGATAGTAGTAGATTAAGCAACAATATAGAAGTTAATATGAACGTTGACAATGTCATTATGAAAGAAGGCATTATTATTAAAAATGCCAAGCTAAATTTAGCTTGTACTAAAGGTGATTGCAGAGGAAGTCAATTTACAGGGCAGTTTCTGGAAGATAATAGTAATATATTGGCAGAGTATAGTGGAATAGGTCTTGAAATATATGCGGATAATTCAGGTATGTTTTTGCGTTCTTTTGGCATTAGTAAATCAGTTAGAAATGGCAAATTATCTTTTTATCTATCTCCTCAGAGAGAAAGTGGGGAACATTATGGTATGTTATCCATTAGCAATTTCTATATCAAAGATGCTCCACTGCTCACTACTTTATTGTCGATGTCTTCGTTCCATGGTATTGTGAATGCCATAAAAAATGAAGGTGTATACTTTTACAAGTGTAACGCACCTTTTTTATACAAAGATGGCACTATTGAAATTGAAGAGTCTTGGCTTGAAGGAGCGGGATTAGGTATCAGTACTAGTGGTAAGCTTGATATTAAGGATTATAAATTCCAGGTTGAAGGACAAGTAATACCAGCATATTCAATCAACAAATCTCTATTAAAAATTCCTATAATTGGAAAACTTCTTACTGGTGGAAAGAGCAGGGGCATAATTTCAATAGACTATAAAGCAAGTGGTGATGATAAAAATAGTAACGTGTCTGTTAATCCCATCTCTTCGCTAACTCCAAGCATATTTAAGAGGTTATTGGGAGTATTTGACCGAGTTATGACAAGGACTAACGAAGCTATTATAAAAGGTCTAAAAGGTAGTTTAAAAAAGAAACTCAGCTAG
- the rnhA gene encoding ribonuclease HI: MDKKEVTIYTDGACSGNPGTGGWAAIILFENHRKDIHGREENTTNNKMELTAVINGLKVLKFSCNINLYTDSLYVKYGITEWINKWKVNGWKTSNKKSVKNMELWKELDNVVSQHEINWKWVKAHDGDKYNEEADNLARKAIIDA, from the coding sequence ATGGATAAAAAAGAAGTGACAATATACACAGATGGAGCATGTTCTGGTAACCCAGGAACAGGAGGATGGGCAGCGATCATATTATTTGAAAATCATAGAAAGGATATTCATGGTAGAGAAGAAAATACTACAAACAATAAAATGGAGTTAACAGCAGTGATCAATGGACTAAAGGTACTAAAATTTTCTTGTAATATAAATTTGTATACGGATAGTCTCTATGTTAAATATGGTATAACAGAATGGATAAATAAGTGGAAAGTGAACGGTTGGAAGACAAGTAACAAAAAATCAGTAAAAAATATGGAGTTATGGAAAGAATTGGATAACGTTGTTTCGCAGCACGAAATTAATTGGAAGTGGGTTAAAGCACATGATGGCGATAAGTACAATGAGGAAGCCGACAATTTAGCAAGAAAAGCAATAATCGATGCTTAA